AAGAAGCACTTACATATTGAGCTGGTTTGATGACACTGGTTTGTGGTTAACAGCAAACAAATGCATGGAAGCAAACCAAGTTCATATAGTGATAGGTGCTGGGCAATGATTCATAGCATAGAATTTGTTTATTGTTGTGCTTTTATTTTGACAGTGTTACTTGTACAGCTGATTGGTTTCGTTTGATATATAATAATAACCACTAAGCAACTTAGTCGTATATTTGACTGCAGAACACCAGACTATCTAACAGGATTCATAATGTATGCTTCACATCTTAATATAGGATCCTACATAGCTTTACAAACATATCACAACCATCATACCAGTGTTTATGCTAAACACAGTCTTTAGTTATCATTAACCACACCTTTACGAGACGTCGGCAAAATACTGCTGTTTACATCAGCTAGGTAAAAGATTCTCCATTAATTCTGAAATTCTGAAATTAGTTTACCACACCTTTACGAGTCATTAGTTTAATTCTGAAATTATAAAATTTTGAACCTACATGGACAGCTCGGGCACGCTCATCAACAAAAGATTCTCCATCATGATCATGTGTATGGACATGCAAATGTACCTCACCTGGTGTTGGATCTCGACCCTTTGTAACAGCCTATGCAAAAGTTACTCATTTCAGAAAATTACACCAAGAACAATAGCAGTATAACCAGCaatagaaaaatataaataattcaagaaagacaaCAACATAGTAATCAAGAAAATATCAATATATATACCTAGGTAAACCAGAATCAAGAACTGCAAAAAACACCTTGAAAAACCAATTTTCAAGTAGTATTTTTCAAGTAgtaaatataaaaaatttaagaGTGTATGAAAAGAAATATATATACTTACAAGTCTCTTGCGATGCTCCCCAATGCAGATAGAGCCACCCGTGTGAGTCCCGGCAACAACTTCTTTCCCTCCACAACGATTCTTTGCATTTATCTCTGACTTTTCGACACACTTAGGATCCGCCCAAAGTTGCAACCAGCGTTCCCACACATTATCAGACACATAATCCGGCTTAAtccttttttgtttaattttgctAATGAAATTCCTATACTTTGTTGCTGCCTTAGTATTCCAATGTTTTTTTATTACACTCTCAGGAATCGAAGAGTCCCAATGGTATGTCTTCTGAAAATAGTTTATAAACTAATATTATTAGTATCCTAACTATAAAAGCTAATACACTTATAAAACGAATTATGATGAAAGTTATACCTTGAATTCCCCAAAATAAAAATTTCTAGTATCTTCCGAGACACCTTTCCAATTGATTCCATTGGGATCAAGTTGATTTTTGAAAGATGCGGATATGGTATTAGAGCATTCTTTAGAAGGTTCCAACCTGCATaaatttgaaaatattatttcaaGGCCTACcacaaattatataaaaaaaaaaaaatacaagcatGGACTAACCCTGCAGGAGTAAGAGTAACAAGTGTAAGTGTCCGCTGCCTACGACGACTACTGGACTCTTCTTCGCTGACAGTGTTGCTCTGGTTTGATGTACCCTCATCTACTGGGTCGCTCAGATCAGGTGTAATGGGAGATAATTCAGGGATGGTTGGGTTACTACCGTGATCTGACGCTTGAACCGGTGGCGTACCTAAAGTTTGAACATGGTTTATAGAATCTGGCCCACCTATGGAACTCGTACCACCTTGTTGAGGACTACCTCGACCTTTTCCTCGAGCGATATCTACAAAAAAATGTGGACGTGAGGAAATTAAAGCAACCATCAGTAAAGAGGTTTTTATACAAGCTGTTTGCAAGTCTACAAATATGACTAATCCTGATTTACAAAATCTGCAGCTTGTTACACAAGCAAACCTACAATTTATAGTTTCTATTATGAGAGGCAGTAATAAACAGACCTGAGGCTTGAACCGGTGGCGTACGTAAAGTTTGAACTTGGTTTATAGGATCTGGCCCACCTATGGAACTCGTACCACCTTGTTGAGGACTACCTCGACCTTTGACGTGAGGAAATTAAAGCAACCATCAGTAAAGAGGTTTTTATACAAGTTGTTTGCAAGTCTACAAATATGACTAATCATGATTTACAAAATCTGCAGCTTGATTTACAAAATCTGCAGCTTGTTACAGAAGCAAACCTACAATTTATAGTTTCTATTATGAGAGGCAGTAATAAACAGACCTGAGGCTTGAACCGGTGGCGTACGTAAAGTTTGAACTTGGTTTATAGGATCTGGCCCACCTATGAAACTCGTACCACCTTGTTGAGGACTAACTGTGGTGGGAATGGGAATGGTAGGCATGTTTGGACGACCAGTAGAATCACACCTTAATGAGGACTTTCCTACACGACCTCCGCTACCTCGAGCTCTGCCTCGAGCCATATCTACAAAAAAAATGTGGACATGGTTAAATCAGGTTAAGTATCACTGATTCTGGCACTGCAAATGAAATGGaaacagtttaaaaaaaaaatcaactacagttaaaaaaaaaaaaaaggacctgCTTTTTCACTACTTGTGTGCCAAACAGGTTGCT
The sequence above is a segment of the Lycium barbarum isolate Lr01 chromosome 6, ASM1917538v2, whole genome shotgun sequence genome. Coding sequences within it:
- the LOC132643665 gene encoding uncharacterized protein LOC132643665 isoform X2 yields the protein MARGRARGSGGRVGKSSLRCDSTGRPNMPTIPIPTTVSPQQGGTSFIGGPDPINQVQTLRTPPVQASDIARGKGRGSPQQGGTSSIGGPDSINHVQTLGTPPVQASDHGSNPTIPELSPITPDLSDPVDEGTSNQSNTVSEEESSSRRRQRTLTLVTLTPAGLEPSKECSNTISASFKNQLDPNGINWKGVSEDTRNFYFGEFKKTYHWDSSIPESVIKKHWNTKAATKYRNFISKIKQKRIKPDYVSDNVWERWLQLWADPKCVEKSEINAKNRCGGKEVVAGTHTGGSICIGEHRKRLAVTKGRDPTPGEVHLHVHTHDHDGESFVDERARAVHERYQEILREKSQSQSDIDQCEAYYEAAGGTRKRRIYGLGSQAQSYYGPNLCVNFAFNASASAAPSTSQSAPTENMEELVMRLIPTLTDRLLPLFIEKARGVISSPSHHPNTPVDKPSVVTPIVPPPTTANVDDVDPLVSDGDRSPSPMH
- the LOC132643665 gene encoding uncharacterized protein LOC132643665 isoform X1 → MARGRARGSGGRVGKSSLRCDSTGRPNMPTIPIPTTVSPQQGGTSFIGGPDPINQVQTLRTPPVQASGRGSPQQGGTSSIGGPDPINQVQTLRTPPVQASDIARGKGRGSPQQGGTSSIGGPDSINHVQTLGTPPVQASDHGSNPTIPELSPITPDLSDPVDEGTSNQSNTVSEEESSSRRRQRTLTLVTLTPAGLEPSKECSNTISASFKNQLDPNGINWKGVSEDTRNFYFGEFKKTYHWDSSIPESVIKKHWNTKAATKYRNFISKIKQKRIKPDYVSDNVWERWLQLWADPKCVEKSEINAKNRCGGKEVVAGTHTGGSICIGEHRKRLAVTKGRDPTPGEVHLHVHTHDHDGESFVDERARAVHERYQEILREKSQSQSDIDQCEAYYEAAGGTRKRRIYGLGSQAQSYYGPNLCVNFAFNASASAAPSTSQSAPTENMEELVMRLIPTLTDRLLPLFIEKARGVISSPSHHPNTPVDKPSVVTPIVPPPTTANVDDVDPLVSDGDRSPSPMH
- the LOC132643665 gene encoding uncharacterized protein LOC132643665 isoform X3, with protein sequence MARGRARGSGGRVGKSSLRCDSTGRPNMPTIPIPTTVSPQQGGTSFIGGPDPINQVQTLHIARGKGRGSPQQGGTSSIGGPDSINHVQTLGTPPVQASDHGSNPTIPELSPITPDLSDPVDEGTSNQSNTVSEEESSSRRRQRTLTLVTLTPAGLEPSKECSNTISASFKNQLDPNGINWKGVSEDTRNFYFGEFKKTYHWDSSIPESVIKKHWNTKAATKYRNFISKIKQKRIKPDYVSDNVWERWLQLWADPKCVEKSEINAKNRCGGKEVVAGTHTGGSICIGEHRKRLAVTKGRDPTPGEVHLHVHTHDHDGESFVDERARAVHERYQEILREKSQSQSDIDQCEAYYEAAGGTRKRRIYGLGSQAQSYYGPNLCVNFAFNASASAAPSTSQSAPTENMEELVMRLIPTLTDRLLPLFIEKARGVISSPSHHPNTPVDKPSVVTPIVPPPTTANVDDVDPLVSDGDRSPSPMH